The DNA region TTCGGGTCGCCCGCGCTGTCGCCGCTCGCGGTGGCGTTGCCGAACGCCAGCACGCGCACTTTCGACATCAGCAAACGCGCCTGGGTCCGGTCGATCTCGCCGCCGTTACCCATGCTGCCGCCGTCGCGCTTGAGCGTGAAAAACACGTCGACGAAATTGCCGGGCCGCAACCGGTTGCCGACCGCGTTGCCCTCGTCCACTCGCACGGCGAGCGCGCGCTCGCCCGGCTCGATGCGCTCGGCAAGTCCCGACGACAACTGGCTTTCCAGCACTGGCGACTCCGCGCCGATCTCGGCGTTCGGCACACGCCCGGCCAGTTGCACCGGCTCGGTGAAGGCGCCGTTCGGATTGATCGGCAGCGATTGCACGCGCAGATCGTCGAGCGTAATGGCTTTGCCCGCCGTCAACGTGCGGGTCGCCACCACCACCGGGAAACTCGCATGCGTGGCGGGCGTGACGGCCACCGGCGCCGGGCGGCGCGAAAGCGTCCACGCGAACAGCCCGAGCACGAGCGCCACGGCGATCAATACACCGGCAAGTATCCTGGTCAGGTTCGGCATGACGATCGGCCAGTTCGGTTAAACGATGCAAAGCCGTGCGCGCGTGCAATCACGCGTTCACGGACGACGAGGCCTGGAGCCGGCGCGCGCGTCACTGGATGTTCTCCGGATTGAGTTGTACGGTGGCGCTGCTCGACAGCGACTTCGGCACCACGATTCCCAGCAGCGGCAAGACCGGCACGATCGGATTGGCCTGATAGTTATAAGTGAGCAGCACGTTTACGCATTGCATCGCGCCGCCGGGTCCGCACGTCGAGGAAGACGGCGTGCATTGCATGGACTGCACCAGTTTCGCGGCCACCAGCTTCGCCGCCGCGCAGGCCGCGTTGCCGCGGTTGGTCAACGCGGTTTGCAGCGACGTATTGCTCTGCCAGTTCAACGCGGCGCGCGCGCCCTCTTCCGCGGCCAACGTCAGGTTCTGCTGTGCCACGAGGATCAGACTGAAGGTGATGATCGCGTACAGGATCGCGAAAAAGAGCGGGAACACCAATGCGAATTCGACAGCCGTGGCGCCGCGCTGCGCGCGCGCCCGGCGCAAAGGGAGAACTCGGCGTGGCGAGCCTGCTCGCTGCGGCGTGGCG from Paraburkholderia aromaticivorans includes:
- a CDS encoding TadE/TadG family type IV pilus assembly protein — its product is MKPATPQRAGSPRRVLPLRRARAQRGATAVEFALVFPLFFAILYAIITFSLILVAQQNLTLAAEEGARAALNWQSNTSLQTALTNRGNAACAAAKLVAAKLVQSMQCTPSSSTCGPGGAMQCVNVLLTYNYQANPIVPVLPLLGIVVPKSLSSSATVQLNPENIQ
- the cpaB gene encoding Flp pilus assembly protein CpaB, whose amino-acid sequence is MPNLTRILAGVLIAVALVLGLFAWTLSRRPAPVAVTPATHASFPVVVATRTLTAGKAITLDDLRVQSLPINPNGAFTEPVQLAGRVPNAEIGAESPVLESQLSSGLAERIEPGERALAVRVDEGNAVGNRLRPGNFVDVFFTLKRDGGSMGNGGEIDRTQARLLMSKVRVLAFGNATASGDSAGDPNGMIRTAVLAVPVADVDRLTLAESAGRLIFALRNPKDAEVIDQSVLPAYPGVLKTAVHAGAAEPLQDSTRAAAGVALDTLSGSANGGNAGAASRLPPLPRMPPTRVAGNTNSTKSGIEVIRGGRAETVAW